The following proteins are encoded in a genomic region of Leifsonia psychrotolerans:
- the araB gene encoding ribulokinase — protein MSSTARQHDERSSVDGESYVIGVDYGTLSGRAVVVRVSDGAELGSATLDYPHAVMDTTLAATGAKLPPEWALQVPQDYVDVLKSAVPAAVAAAGIDPAHVIGVGTDFTACTMIPTLADGTPLNELTEYADRPHAYVKLWKHHSAQPHADRINDLASERGESWLPRYGGLISSEWEFAKGLQLLEEDPELYHRMDRWVEAADWIVWQLTGRYVRNACTAGYKGILQDGSYPSESFLGALNPEFARFAADKVDHEIGQLGASAGTLSAQAAAWTGLPEGIAVAVGNVDAHVTAPAAQAVAPGQMVAIMGTSTCHVMNSDVLAEVPGMCGVVDGGIVSGLYGYEAGQSGVGDIFAWYVNTQVPQRYFEAADAADQSIHQYLTDLAALEPVGAHGLIALDWHSGNRSVLVDHELSGLVVGTTLTTRTEEIYRALLEATAFGARTIVETFNASGVPVTEFIVAGGLLKNAFLMQTYSDILRLPISTIASEQGPALGSAIHAAVAAGAYVDVREAGQAMGKLNRNVYSPNPQSAAAYDLLFEEYSLLHDYFGRGVNEVMHRLKAVKRSVGAASVASAPSATGISTSSINGGGSISGGGSISGGGSISGGGSISGGGSISGGGSISGGGSISGGGSISGGGSISGGGSISDDACEVPA, from the coding sequence GTGAGCTCGACCGCACGCCAGCATGACGAACGATCGTCAGTCGACGGCGAGTCGTACGTCATCGGAGTCGACTACGGCACTCTGTCGGGTCGTGCCGTCGTGGTGCGCGTCTCCGACGGTGCCGAGCTGGGGAGCGCAACGCTCGACTACCCGCACGCGGTGATGGACACCACGCTCGCCGCAACCGGGGCGAAACTCCCACCCGAGTGGGCTTTGCAGGTTCCGCAGGATTACGTTGACGTCTTGAAGAGCGCGGTCCCGGCTGCCGTTGCCGCAGCGGGCATCGACCCGGCCCACGTGATCGGTGTCGGCACCGACTTCACCGCCTGCACCATGATCCCCACCCTGGCCGATGGCACACCGTTGAACGAGTTGACCGAGTACGCCGATCGCCCGCATGCCTACGTGAAGCTGTGGAAGCACCACTCCGCTCAGCCCCACGCCGACCGGATCAACGACCTTGCCTCCGAACGCGGCGAGAGCTGGCTGCCGCGCTACGGCGGACTGATCTCAAGTGAGTGGGAATTTGCCAAGGGCCTGCAACTGCTCGAAGAGGACCCCGAGTTGTACCACCGCATGGATCGTTGGGTGGAGGCGGCCGACTGGATCGTCTGGCAGCTCACCGGTCGGTACGTGCGTAACGCCTGCACCGCCGGCTACAAGGGGATCCTGCAGGATGGGTCGTATCCGAGCGAGTCATTCCTCGGTGCGCTGAACCCCGAGTTCGCACGCTTCGCCGCCGACAAGGTAGACCACGAGATCGGCCAGCTCGGTGCGTCCGCCGGCACTCTCTCGGCTCAGGCCGCCGCGTGGACAGGCCTGCCCGAGGGCATCGCCGTGGCCGTCGGCAACGTCGACGCCCACGTGACGGCCCCGGCCGCACAGGCCGTCGCGCCCGGCCAAATGGTCGCCATCATGGGCACCTCGACCTGCCATGTGATGAACTCCGACGTGCTCGCCGAAGTGCCGGGCATGTGCGGCGTCGTCGACGGCGGCATCGTCTCCGGACTTTACGGCTACGAAGCCGGCCAGTCCGGGGTCGGCGACATTTTTGCCTGGTACGTGAACACCCAGGTTCCGCAGCGCTATTTTGAGGCAGCGGATGCCGCCGACCAGTCGATCCATCAATACCTGACCGATCTCGCCGCCCTCGAACCCGTGGGTGCTCACGGTCTGATCGCCCTCGACTGGCACAGCGGCAACCGCTCGGTGCTGGTCGATCACGAGCTGTCGGGACTCGTCGTGGGAACCACCCTCACCACGCGCACCGAAGAGATCTACCGGGCTCTGCTCGAAGCTACCGCGTTCGGCGCGCGCACCATCGTTGAAACCTTCAACGCGAGCGGGGTGCCGGTCACTGAGTTCATCGTCGCCGGCGGGCTGCTGAAGAATGCGTTCCTGATGCAGACCTACAGTGACATCCTGCGCCTGCCGATCTCGACGATCGCGAGCGAGCAGGGCCCGGCGTTGGGTTCGGCCATCCACGCCGCGGTCGCTGCCGGAGCCTACGTCGACGTGCGCGAGGCCGGCCAGGCGATGGGCAAGCTGAACCGCAACGTCTATTCGCCGAACCCGCAGTCCGCTGCGGCGTATGACCTCTTGTTCGAGGAGTACTCACTGCTTCACGACTACTTCGGCCGCGGCGTAAACGAGGTGATGCACCGGTTGAAGGCCGTGAAGCGTTCGGTCGGTGCGGCATCGGTTGCGTCGGCGCCTTCGGCGACGGGGATCTCGACAAGCTCGATCAACGGAGGCGGCTCGATCAGCGGAGGCGGCTCGATCAGCGGAGGCGGCTCGATCAGCGGAGGCGGCTCGATCAGCGGGGGCGGCTCGATCAGCGGGGGCGGCTCGATCAGCGGGGGCGGCTCGATCAGCGGGGGCGGCTCGATCAGCGGGGGCGGCTCGATCAGCGGGGGCGGCTCGATCAGCGATGACGCCTGCGAGGTGCCCGCATGA
- the mmsA gene encoding multiple monosaccharide ABC transporter ATP-binding protein yields MTTNILEMRGITKTFPGVKALQEVTLNVARGEIHAICGENGAGKSTLMKVLSGVYPHGSYSGDIVFEDEVVGFRDITDSEAKGIVIIHQELALSPYLSIAENIFLNNELRGAFGLIDWNKTNHEAAKLLARVGLRENPTTRILDIGVGKQQLVEIAKALSKRVKLLILDEPTAALNDEDSAHLLDLMRHLKEQGITSIIISHKLNEIKKVADSVTVIRDGKAIETIARDDVTEDRIIKDMVGRDLEHRYPDHTPHIGEEILRVENWTAHHPQDASRVMVDNVNINVRKGEIVGIAGLMGAGRTEFAMSLFGRSYGSRISGRVFKEGVEIKTRTVTEAIENGLAYATEDRKQYGLNLIEDIQRNISMASLGKLSKLGLVDGNEEFKVANEYRTSMNIKAPSVLAKTGKLSGGNQQKVVLSKWIYSNPDVLILDEPTRGIDVGAKYEIYAIINELAAQGKGIIVISSELPELLGISDRVYTLSEGCITGEFPIKDATPETLIKHMTMEKAR; encoded by the coding sequence GTGACTACCAACATTCTCGAGATGCGCGGCATTACCAAGACCTTCCCCGGCGTCAAGGCGTTGCAAGAGGTCACTCTGAACGTTGCACGCGGCGAGATCCACGCCATCTGCGGTGAAAACGGTGCCGGCAAGTCCACCTTGATGAAGGTGCTCTCCGGCGTGTACCCGCATGGCAGCTATAGCGGCGACATCGTCTTCGAAGACGAGGTTGTCGGCTTTCGCGACATCACCGATAGCGAAGCCAAAGGCATCGTCATCATTCATCAGGAGCTGGCGCTCAGCCCCTACCTCTCGATTGCGGAGAATATCTTTCTCAATAACGAGTTGCGCGGCGCGTTCGGCCTGATCGACTGGAACAAGACCAACCACGAGGCCGCCAAGTTGCTGGCCCGCGTCGGCCTGCGCGAGAACCCGACCACCCGCATCCTGGACATCGGTGTCGGCAAGCAGCAGCTTGTCGAAATCGCCAAGGCGCTCTCCAAGCGCGTGAAACTTCTTATTCTCGACGAGCCGACAGCCGCCCTCAACGACGAGGACTCCGCTCACCTGCTCGACCTGATGCGCCACCTCAAAGAGCAGGGCATCACGTCGATCATCATCAGCCACAAGCTCAACGAGATTAAGAAGGTCGCGGACTCGGTCACCGTTATTCGCGACGGCAAGGCCATTGAGACGATTGCCCGTGACGACGTCACCGAAGATCGCATCATCAAGGACATGGTCGGTCGCGATCTCGAGCACCGCTATCCGGATCACACGCCGCACATCGGCGAGGAGATTCTGCGGGTCGAGAACTGGACAGCCCACCATCCGCAAGACGCGAGCCGCGTCATGGTCGACAACGTGAACATCAACGTTCGAAAAGGCGAAATCGTCGGCATCGCCGGCCTGATGGGTGCCGGACGCACCGAGTTCGCGATGAGCTTGTTCGGGCGCAGCTACGGCAGCCGCATCTCGGGCCGCGTGTTCAAGGAAGGCGTCGAGATCAAGACGCGTACCGTGACCGAGGCGATCGAGAACGGCTTGGCGTATGCCACCGAGGACCGCAAACAGTATGGTCTCAACCTGATCGAAGACATTCAGCGCAACATCTCGATGGCGTCGCTGGGCAAACTGAGCAAGCTGGGTCTCGTCGACGGCAATGAAGAGTTCAAGGTTGCCAACGAATATCGCACCAGCATGAACATCAAGGCACCGTCGGTGTTGGCCAAGACCGGCAAGCTGTCGGGCGGAAACCAGCAGAAGGTCGTGCTGTCCAAGTGGATCTACTCCAACCCGGATGTGCTCATCCTGGATGAGCCGACCCGCGGCATCGACGTGGGCGCCAAATACGAGATCTACGCGATCATCAACGAGCTCGCGGCGCAGGGCAAGGGCATCATCGTGATCTCCTCTGAACTGCCCGAGCTGCTCGGCATCAGCGATCGCGTGTACACGCTCTCCGAAGGCTGCATCACGGGCGAGTTTCCGATCAAGGATGCGACGCCGGAGACCCTCATCAAGCACATGACCATGGAAAAGGCCCGCTAG
- a CDS encoding type IV toxin-antitoxin system AbiEi family antitoxin domain-containing protein, whose product MVTCETAASFGREPSDAALADIVQILSARNQGLVLGTALNENGVNSHEIERMIQRGQLVRIRRGAYVGASGWEQARPELRYRMFVRACVALTERPTVLSHLSAAVIHGLPIVGPWPTTVHTHEPDAAGGNSSRYVTSHRGGLVAEPVRVDGMLATSLARTVIDVAAHSSFLTGVGVADQALRREAERAEQERQRGVRGLPTLTKDGLREELARVNPRVGVRKVERVINFANSGAANVGESLSRVRIFELGFEVPEVQVHFRGGDGRDYWVDFFWRGVRKIGEFDGWHKYTRGIILGDRDPAEVVRAEKKREDTLRKQVSSFWRWDWNEALSPRTFARLLAEHEVPRG is encoded by the coding sequence GTGGTCACCTGTGAAACCGCGGCATCCTTCGGGCGCGAGCCGAGCGATGCGGCACTCGCCGACATCGTGCAGATTCTGAGTGCTCGAAATCAGGGCCTCGTTCTGGGGACGGCACTGAACGAGAACGGGGTGAACTCGCATGAAATTGAGCGGATGATCCAACGGGGACAGTTGGTGCGCATCCGTCGGGGTGCTTATGTGGGAGCAAGCGGGTGGGAGCAGGCGAGGCCCGAACTGCGCTACCGGATGTTCGTCCGGGCATGCGTGGCCCTGACTGAGCGGCCCACGGTGCTGTCTCATTTGTCGGCGGCGGTGATCCATGGGCTCCCGATCGTCGGGCCGTGGCCGACGACCGTGCACACGCACGAGCCGGATGCCGCCGGCGGGAATTCCTCGAGGTACGTCACCAGCCATCGTGGTGGGCTTGTGGCTGAGCCGGTGCGCGTCGACGGGATGCTGGCCACGTCGTTGGCCCGGACGGTCATCGATGTGGCAGCGCACAGTAGCTTTCTCACCGGGGTGGGGGTAGCCGACCAGGCGCTGCGGCGTGAAGCAGAACGCGCAGAACAGGAGCGGCAGCGCGGTGTGCGTGGGCTGCCGACCCTCACGAAAGACGGGCTGCGCGAAGAGCTTGCTCGGGTGAACCCCAGGGTGGGGGTCCGCAAAGTCGAGCGGGTTATCAACTTCGCCAACTCTGGAGCTGCAAATGTCGGGGAATCACTGAGCCGAGTGCGTATTTTCGAACTGGGGTTTGAAGTGCCTGAGGTGCAGGTGCACTTCCGGGGCGGTGATGGTCGCGACTATTGGGTCGACTTCTTCTGGCGTGGGGTTCGGAAGATCGGTGAGTTCGATGGCTGGCACAAATACACCCGTGGCATCATTCTCGGCGATCGTGATCCGGCCGAGGTCGTTCGAGCGGAGAAGAAGCGTGAGGACACGCTGCGTAAGCAGGTGAGCAGCTTCTGGCGCTGGGACTGGAATGAAGCGCTCTCGCCACGCACGTTTGCTCGGCTTCTTGCAGAGCATGAGGTACCGCGAGGCTGA
- a CDS encoding L-ribulose-5-phosphate 4-epimerase produces MSTFGPQIEVAIARIRTEIAHLHAELTANNLVVWTGGNVSGRVPGADLFVIKPSGVDYADLAPENMILCDLDGTVIPETPGAERAPSSDTAAHAYVYRNMPEVGGVVHTHSTYATAWAARAEAIPCVITAMADEFGGDIPIGPFAIIGDDSIGRGIVETLTGHRSRAVLMQNHGPFTIGSTARDAVKAAVMVEDVARTVQFARSGGALVPIPQEAIDSLYMRYQNVYGQTPQGELQK; encoded by the coding sequence ATGAGCACCTTTGGCCCGCAGATCGAGGTTGCCATCGCCCGGATACGCACCGAGATTGCCCACCTCCATGCCGAGCTGACCGCCAACAACCTGGTGGTCTGGACCGGCGGCAACGTGTCGGGACGAGTTCCCGGCGCCGACCTGTTCGTGATTAAGCCCAGCGGCGTCGACTACGCCGACCTGGCCCCGGAAAACATGATTCTCTGCGACCTCGACGGCACGGTGATTCCCGAAACTCCCGGTGCCGAACGAGCACCCTCGAGCGACACCGCCGCCCACGCATACGTCTACCGGAATATGCCGGAGGTCGGCGGGGTCGTGCACACACACTCGACCTATGCCACCGCGTGGGCAGCCCGGGCCGAGGCCATTCCGTGCGTGATCACGGCGATGGCCGACGAGTTCGGAGGCGACATCCCGATTGGCCCGTTCGCCATCATCGGCGACGATTCGATCGGCCGCGGCATTGTCGAAACCCTCACCGGCCACCGGTCGCGTGCCGTTTTGATGCAGAATCATGGCCCGTTCACAATCGGCAGCACCGCCCGCGACGCGGTCAAGGCCGCCGTCATGGTCGAGGACGTCGCCCGCACCGTGCAGTTCGCCCGATCAGGCGGCGCGCTTGTGCCGATCCCGCAAGAGGCAATCGACTCCCTCTATATGCGTTACCAGAACGTCTACGGACAGACCCCACAGGGAGAACTGCAGAAATGA
- the mmsB gene encoding multiple monosaccharide ABC transporter permease, which produces MSDLDNKPTLATAAGAQINPSSSKAGAWLAHVASDLGKNGIFIALIVVVVLFTFLTDGILLRPQNISNLIVQNGYILVLAIGMVMVIIAGHIDLSVGSVAAFVGAVSGVFAVSWGLPWWLSIILSLLVGALVGVWQGFWIAFVGIPAFIVTLAGMLIFRGLALAVLGNANIGSFPEQYRALGNGFLNNVFGEFTLDPLTLGIAAIAILALIVQQVRTRTGRAKYGQAVEPLVWFVGKLVLISLAIGAFAWALASYKGIPVTLIVLAVLVLVYGIIMNRSVFGRHIYAIGGNLHAAELSGVKTRNVTFWLFVNMGILAALAGLIFTARLNLAGPKAGDGFELEAISAAFIGGAAVTGGIGTIGGAIIGGLIIGVLNNGMSIMGIGIEWQQAVKGLVLLLAVAFDVYNKRRAGGR; this is translated from the coding sequence ATGAGTGACCTCGATAACAAGCCGACGCTCGCAACTGCAGCGGGTGCACAAATCAATCCAAGCTCGTCGAAGGCCGGCGCCTGGCTGGCACACGTCGCCAGCGACCTGGGCAAAAACGGCATCTTCATCGCCCTGATCGTGGTGGTGGTGCTCTTCACCTTCCTGACCGATGGCATCCTGCTGCGCCCGCAGAACATCTCGAACCTGATCGTGCAGAACGGGTACATCCTCGTTCTGGCAATCGGCATGGTGATGGTCATCATCGCGGGGCACATCGACCTGTCTGTCGGCTCGGTCGCCGCATTCGTCGGCGCCGTCTCGGGTGTGTTCGCGGTGAGCTGGGGTCTGCCCTGGTGGCTCTCGATCATCCTCTCGCTGCTCGTCGGCGCCCTCGTGGGTGTCTGGCAGGGATTCTGGATCGCGTTCGTCGGCATTCCGGCCTTCATCGTGACCCTGGCGGGCATGCTGATCTTTCGCGGGCTCGCGCTTGCGGTGCTGGGCAACGCCAACATCGGCTCCTTCCCGGAGCAGTACCGGGCGCTGGGCAACGGATTCCTGAACAACGTCTTCGGTGAGTTCACACTGGACCCGCTCACCCTCGGCATCGCCGCGATTGCGATCCTCGCGCTCATCGTGCAGCAGGTGCGCACGCGCACCGGTCGGGCCAAGTACGGCCAGGCGGTGGAGCCCCTCGTCTGGTTTGTGGGCAAGCTCGTGTTGATCTCGCTCGCCATCGGCGCGTTCGCCTGGGCACTGGCCAGCTACAAGGGCATCCCGGTCACGTTGATCGTGCTGGCCGTGCTCGTGCTCGTCTACGGCATCATCATGAACCGCAGCGTGTTCGGTCGCCACATCTACGCGATCGGTGGCAACCTGCACGCCGCCGAGCTCTCGGGTGTGAAGACCCGCAACGTGACCTTCTGGCTGTTCGTGAACATGGGCATCCTGGCCGCTCTGGCCGGTTTGATCTTCACGGCTCGCCTCAACCTGGCCGGCCCGAAGGCCGGTGACGGTTTCGAGCTCGAGGCCATCTCGGCGGCATTCATCGGTGGCGCGGCTGTGACCGGCGGTATCGGCACCATCGGTGGCGCCATCATCGGTGGTCTGATCATCGGCGTTCTGAACAACGGTATGTCCATCATGGGTATCGGGATCGAGTGGCAGCAGGCCGTCAAGGGCCTCGTGCTGCTGCTGGCCGTCGCCTTCGACGTCTACAATAAGCGACGCGCGGGCGGTCGCTAA
- the chvE gene encoding multiple monosaccharide ABC transporter substrate-binding protein: MVASLAACSASDTADAGAGAGGLVGVAMPTKSSERWIQDGNAVKKQLEDQGFKVDLQYAEDDIPTQVSQIENMITKGAKALIVASIDGTTLTSVLQEAADNKIPVIAYDRLIRDTKNVDYYATFDNFKVGQQQAWSLLNGLGLTELDGTAKADAPAGPFSVELFGGSADDNNATFFFNGAMDVLQPLIDKKTLVIKSGQTDFNTVATPRWDGETAQKRMENILTSTYSDGSKVNAILSPYDGISRGIISALTDAGYSVGAEWPIISGQDSEIDSVKAIIAGEQYATIFKDTRKLAAVAVEMTVAVLNGEKPEINNTTDYDNGKKVVDSYLLDSTVVVKDNITKELVDSGYWTQADIDG; the protein is encoded by the coding sequence ATGGTTGCGTCATTGGCCGCATGCTCCGCTTCCGACACGGCTGACGCCGGCGCCGGCGCCGGCGGGCTCGTGGGCGTTGCAATGCCGACCAAGTCCTCCGAGCGTTGGATCCAGGACGGCAATGCCGTCAAGAAGCAGCTCGAAGACCAGGGCTTCAAGGTTGACCTGCAGTATGCAGAAGACGACATCCCCACCCAGGTCTCGCAGATCGAGAACATGATCACCAAGGGCGCCAAAGCCCTGATCGTCGCCTCGATCGACGGCACGACGCTCACCAGCGTTCTGCAGGAAGCGGCCGACAACAAGATTCCGGTCATCGCATACGACCGCCTCATCCGCGACACGAAGAACGTCGACTACTACGCGACATTCGACAACTTCAAGGTCGGGCAGCAGCAGGCCTGGTCGCTGCTCAACGGCCTCGGCCTGACCGAGCTTGACGGAACGGCCAAGGCTGACGCTCCGGCCGGCCCGTTCAGTGTTGAGCTGTTCGGTGGTTCCGCCGACGACAACAACGCCACGTTCTTCTTCAACGGTGCCATGGACGTGCTCCAGCCGCTGATCGACAAGAAGACGCTCGTCATCAAGAGCGGCCAGACCGACTTCAACACGGTCGCCACCCCGCGTTGGGACGGCGAAACCGCTCAGAAGCGCATGGAGAACATCCTCACGTCGACCTACTCCGACGGCTCGAAAGTCAACGCGATCCTCTCGCCGTATGACGGAATCTCGCGTGGAATCATCTCGGCTCTGACGGACGCCGGCTACTCGGTCGGCGCTGAATGGCCGATCATCTCGGGCCAGGACTCCGAGATCGACTCGGTCAAGGCCATCATCGCCGGCGAGCAGTACGCGACGATCTTCAAGGACACGCGTAAGCTCGCTGCAGTCGCCGTTGAGATGACCGTCGCCGTGTTGAACGGCGAGAAGCCCGAAATCAACAACACCACGGACTACGACAACGGCAAGAAGGTTGTTGACTCGTACCTGCTGGACTCGACCGTTGTGGTCAAGGACAACATCACCAAGGAACTGGTTGACTCCGGTTACTGGACTCAGGCAGACATCGACGGCTAG
- a CDS encoding LacI family DNA-binding transcriptional regulator: MTPELPSGRAPSIRDVARLAGVSHQTVSRVLNNHPSIRDTTKARVLQVMEELQYRPNRAARALVKGRSRTIGVLSASSSEYGPARSIEAIQDAAREVGYYVNTANLTATDPEAIEAAVGHLMGQAVEGLVVIAPQVRVFDTLDHLAIDVPFVTLQSTRRPGEKALSVDQIAGARLATRHLIELGHRDIYHLAGPQDWIEAEARMRGFLDEMGAMDVPTTAPILGDWTANFGYYAGRELLRVRDFTAIFSSNDQMALGLMHAIHDAGLNIPGDVSVIGFDDIPEAAHFWPPLTTVRQDFAELGRRAIAILLAEIGGQETEGYHGTIVPELIVRSSTGRPAA; encoded by the coding sequence ATGACACCGGAATTACCGTCAGGGCGCGCGCCGAGTATTCGCGATGTCGCACGCCTCGCTGGGGTATCCCACCAAACGGTTTCCCGGGTTCTGAACAACCACCCGAGTATTCGTGACACCACGAAGGCGCGTGTGCTCCAGGTGATGGAGGAGCTGCAGTACCGGCCGAACAGGGCGGCTCGGGCTCTGGTCAAAGGTCGCTCGCGCACCATCGGCGTACTGTCGGCGTCGAGTTCCGAGTACGGCCCGGCTCGCAGCATCGAGGCGATCCAAGATGCGGCACGAGAGGTCGGGTACTACGTCAACACGGCGAACCTGACCGCGACCGACCCCGAAGCGATCGAGGCTGCCGTGGGCCACCTGATGGGCCAAGCGGTCGAAGGACTGGTCGTGATCGCGCCGCAGGTGCGGGTGTTCGACACGCTGGACCACCTGGCAATCGACGTGCCGTTCGTCACGCTTCAATCCACCAGGCGGCCCGGCGAAAAAGCGCTCTCGGTGGACCAGATCGCGGGCGCTCGACTGGCAACACGGCATCTGATCGAGCTTGGTCACCGCGATATCTATCACCTCGCCGGGCCCCAGGACTGGATCGAAGCAGAAGCGCGAATGCGCGGATTTCTTGACGAGATGGGGGCAATGGATGTGCCGACAACGGCCCCCATCCTCGGCGACTGGACGGCAAATTTCGGCTACTACGCCGGCCGGGAGCTGCTGAGAGTACGTGACTTCACCGCCATCTTCTCGTCAAATGACCAGATGGCACTCGGGCTGATGCACGCCATCCACGATGCCGGCCTCAATATTCCCGGCGATGTGAGCGTCATCGGGTTTGACGATATCCCCGAGGCCGCCCATTTTTGGCCGCCGCTCACGACCGTGCGGCAGGACTTCGCTGAACTCGGGCGCCGCGCGATCGCGATTCTGTTGGCCGAAATCGGCGGCCAAGAGACCGAGGGCTACCACGGCACAATCGTGCCCGAACTCATCGTTCGATCCTCGACGGGGCGCCCGGCGGCGTAA
- the araA gene encoding L-arabinose isomerase codes for MTALSTTLDHYEVWFLTGSQNLYGEETLRQVAEQSQEIARALGAAHDVPVTVVWKPVLTSSESIRRAALDANAADNVIGLIAWMHTFSPAKMWIAGLDALTKPLLHLHTQANVELPWAEIDFDFMNLNQAAHGDREFGYIQTRLGVARKTVVGHVSNPAVTAQVGTWMRAAAGWAASRSLKLARFGDNMRYVAVTEGDKTEAELRFGVQVNTWGVNELADAVHAMSETAIDALVAEYDELYTVVPELRQGGERHDSLRYGAAIELGLKGFLEAGGFGAFTTSFEDLGALRQLPGLAVQRLMAQGYGFGAEGDWKTAILVRVASVMGAGLPGGASLMEDYTYDLTPGKELILGAHMLEVSPALTSAKPTLEIHPLGIGGKEDPVRLVFNADPGPAVVVAMSDMRDRFRLVANVVEVVEPTQALPNLPVGRAVWSPEPDFATSAAAWLTAGAAHHTVMSTAVGIEVFHDFAEMSRTELLVIDKATTLRDFTREVRWNQAYYRLAQGL; via the coding sequence ATGACCGCCCTTTCAACGACGCTCGACCACTACGAGGTCTGGTTTCTCACCGGAAGCCAGAACCTGTACGGCGAGGAGACCCTCCGCCAGGTGGCCGAGCAGTCGCAGGAGATCGCCCGCGCTCTCGGTGCCGCCCACGACGTGCCGGTCACCGTCGTCTGGAAGCCGGTTCTCACGAGCTCGGAGTCGATCCGCCGCGCGGCACTCGATGCCAACGCCGCCGACAATGTGATCGGGCTGATCGCCTGGATGCATACCTTCTCTCCGGCAAAGATGTGGATCGCCGGCCTCGACGCGCTGACCAAGCCGCTGCTGCACCTGCACACGCAGGCCAACGTCGAACTGCCCTGGGCCGAGATCGACTTCGACTTCATGAACCTCAACCAGGCCGCCCACGGCGACCGGGAGTTCGGCTACATTCAGACTCGCCTCGGCGTCGCCCGAAAGACCGTCGTCGGCCACGTCTCGAACCCGGCCGTCACCGCCCAGGTCGGTACCTGGATGCGCGCCGCCGCCGGCTGGGCCGCCTCACGCAGCCTCAAACTCGCCCGCTTCGGTGACAACATGCGCTACGTCGCTGTCACAGAGGGCGACAAAACCGAGGCCGAACTGCGCTTCGGTGTGCAGGTGAACACCTGGGGTGTCAACGAGCTGGCGGATGCCGTGCACGCGATGTCCGAGACCGCCATCGATGCTCTCGTCGCCGAATACGACGAGCTTTACACGGTCGTTCCCGAGCTGCGACAGGGCGGCGAACGTCACGACTCGCTGCGCTACGGCGCCGCAATCGAGCTCGGGCTCAAGGGATTCCTTGAAGCGGGCGGCTTCGGGGCCTTCACCACCAGCTTCGAAGACCTCGGGGCTCTTCGCCAGCTGCCCGGACTGGCCGTGCAGCGGCTCATGGCCCAGGGGTACGGGTTCGGAGCCGAGGGCGACTGGAAGACAGCCATCCTCGTGCGCGTCGCCAGTGTGATGGGGGCGGGCCTGCCCGGTGGCGCCAGCCTGATGGAGGACTACACCTACGACCTCACGCCGGGCAAGGAACTGATCCTCGGCGCTCACATGCTTGAGGTCAGCCCCGCACTGACCAGCGCCAAGCCGACCCTTGAGATCCACCCGCTCGGCATCGGCGGCAAGGAAGACCCCGTGCGTCTCGTCTTCAACGCTGACCCCGGTCCCGCCGTCGTGGTCGCGATGTCGGACATGCGCGACCGGTTCCGCCTGGTCGCCAACGTCGTCGAGGTCGTCGAGCCCACGCAGGCGCTGCCCAACTTGCCCGTCGGACGAGCGGTCTGGTCTCCGGAACCCGATTTCGCCACATCCGCCGCAGCCTGGCTCACGGCCGGTGCCGCCCACCACACCGTCATGTCGACCGCCGTCGGCATCGAGGTGTTCCACGATTTCGCCGAGATGTCTCGCACCGAGCTTCTCGTGATCGATAAAGCCACCACCCTGCGCGATTTCACACGCGAGGTGCGCTGGAATCAGGCCTATTACCGCTTGGCACAGGGCCTGTAA